The DNA sequence CTTATGGTTCTAGGGATAGAGTCCAGCTTGGGGAAGGCATGTCATGGCAGGGGGAGCAGGAAACTGGCTGATCGCATTTTCATCTGCACACacgggaaggagagagaaagaataggaaGTGGGATGAGACTATaagccctcaaagcccacccccagtgatatacttcctccagccaggctcaGCCTCCTTAGAGGTACCATAACCTCCACAAACAGTGCCATCAACTACAGCCCAAGTGTTCAAATACGTGATCCCACAGGGGACAACCCTCCTTCAAACCAACACATTACACCCTTTCCCCCAGAGGCTCTTGGCCATCTCACgatgcaaaatgcatttattccGACTTCAAAAGTCCCTGTAGTATTCCAGAGTCCCAGCATCATTCGAGAGTCCCAAATCTCCTGCTGTGCGGACCTGGCGCATCTCTGTGAAGTGGAGCTGGGGAGACTCCCATGCTCACCATGGCCAATGAGAAACCCAAGGAAGGAGTCAAGACTGACAACAATGAGCGTATTGATGCATCCTGCTCAGGGGCAGGGTGGCTGCATGGTGCAGCTttaaaggaagaagcaggcaCTGCTCAGTGAACTAATGAAAGCCCACTGTGAACAACAGAGTTCACCAATAAGGCAGATTGGGTTCCAGTTCAATGGGCAAACAGTGAAACAGACATACCTGCATAGCTGGAAGTAGAAGACGAAGATCCGATGGATGTGTTCCGGCAGCAGACAGGAGATGTCTACCAAAAAGGAAGGTCGCTACTTCATCCCAGAATTTTGTTATAAACCAAGAAACATTCTCCATTAGAAAGCTGCAGTTTGGTTCCCGCACACCCTGGCCACCACTCTGTGCTCTTCTCTGCTCTTTGGCTTCCCTGTCCCTATTCCTTTCTTGAACATAAAGTCCCTGGTGTATTGCACCGGCACACTGCCGTGTTCCCTTTCGGGACATCAGATGGAGAAGGGCTGGGAAGGTAGTGGCTCTAGGAAACCCCCCCCCACTAGTGGCACGCTCACTCAGCTCTTCTCCACACAGTCCAGGAAGTTATTGTGCTCTTGTTGTTTTAACAAAAGAACTCAACAACATAAACCCCTGCACCCCTTCTTCAGTTGGAAAATgtcaatgttttttatttatcacaAAACCAAGGACAATTTGTAACCTTTCTTTATGTAGCTGTTACATGTAGGGTAACCTGCCTTTAAGTAGGGAAAAATTATTCTTGAACAAAGTGTTCCTGGATAGCTTCCCTTCAACTCAAGCGCcttgttaaagaagaaaaagaaggaaaaaagagaaaggaaaaagagaaagaaggagaaaagaagaaaagaaaaagaaagagaaaaaaggaaaagaaaagagaaaaaagaaaaaggaaaaatagaagaaaaaagaaaagaaaaaggaaaaaggaaaagaagaaaaaaggaaagaaaaagaaaagaaaaagaagaagaaaaaagaaaagagaaaaagaaaaaagaaaagaagttcaaAATCTCTTGTGAGACTCAAGGCCATTTCTAAACATGATTGACTGTAAAATCAAAAAACTAATTACATGATTCCCTTATAAAATAGTAAGGAATATGCATTGCCATTCCAGCGTGGAGGAATGGGAGCTTAGTGAGGAAATaccagaccaaagcaagactgaaacctAGTAGGAAAAACCAAAGTCCCGTAGCTCTGCGTCTTCTTTCTGGGACTTTAATTTCGAGGGTTTGGCTGACTCCACCACCCTTGCTGGCTGCAGCGTAcacctctcttgggctggttccactgcATAGGTGCAGTTCTCCTTCAGACGTCTCACGCTCTGGCAGCTCCGACATCTCCAGGTCTCCGCTGCAACCCAGGCCTCAGCATCACAGTTTTATTCAGTGGACTCTCTCCGCTCCCTTGCAGGGACTTCAAGCGGGCATGCATTGCTGGGCCTCAGCAGCTCTCCACTCATGGAGGAAGGGAAACGTGCTTAGCAAGTGCACACCTTGATGAGTGGCCATCACCAAACAGAAACGATGCCTAAAGGCGAAATCAATGGACTATGAGTCCAGAGGGAAGTCCCAGGGCTTGGCATAGTGGCATGCAGCTTtgatcctagcacccaggagaaggaggcaggaggatctctgtgagtgtgaggccagcctggtctacatagtgagctccaggccagccaggactactcagagtctcaaaatgtaaacaagcaaaaaagggagaaaataaaggaCTGTGGGGGGCAGGTCTTCTTGTCTGGCTGTACAGGGCTTGAAGTGATCTCAGGAGCATTCCCTAAAAGGGGGAAAAGCTTGGCGACATCCTGTATGTGAGAAAGTCCAACTTCAGCTGCTGGTAACTGTGAGAGCTAAAGGCGAGGGGTGTATGTGTAACTCTTAGATGAGAGACAGCTACAGATACCTGCTCCTCAGTGAGGGAATAATCAGAGCATCCAAGAGAGGAGCAGAAACTCACTTCAAAATGCTTCTTTAAAAGTACACCTTCTGGACTGATGAGTGGAGTCAGCGGGTAAGGTGCTCACCACTAAACCTGACACCATGAGTTCGATCCCCGAgatccacatggtgggaggagagaaccagctcttagaagctgctctctgaccacacccacccatccccccaagataaaataaacaaatgtgatacAGATACACTTGAAAAAAGATATCTAGGCCAGGtacacacctgccatcccagcacttaggaggctgaggcaggagaattgccatgagtttgagatcagcctgagctacatagcaactATCAGGTCAGCCAGACTTACAGAGCAAGGCTCTATatattgagaaaaaagaaaaagagtcaaaatGGCCAATACCCATAAGACAGATTTCTCGCCAATATTAACAGGGAAACACAAGTTAAAATTATTACTACAACTAGTGTGATCTGAGTGAGAATTGATTGTCCCCATGGGTCCATGATTTAACACTTGGTCCGCAGTTGGCATTGCTCAGTAGCTTAAAACAGAATGAGTTTGTGTTCAGTGTCCACTGCAAGGATCACATTAGCTTTGGAATTTTGTAGTCTTTTGGGAAGCCCCGTGAACAGAGTAGCCACTGTCTGAATATCACTTGCCTTGGTCCTAGAGGAGAGGCATCCAAAACATTCAGTGCAAACCACTGCTGTTTATTTAACAGACCTGGTCGTTTGGCACGAGTTGTCAGGAAGAATATTCTTTGACATGTCTAGAAAATGGGGTAGTGGACGTGCACAGCAGCCAGTACTACTAACTAGCAGTTTTGACCCCTTTCCTATGTACTTTTCTCAGTTGGTCCCGGATGTTTTCTTCTGACATGCCTTCCATTTTACTAGTCTTCTCTCCAGTTGTCTGCTGTCAGTCATTAAATATTCATCCTTTGTtgttaatttgattattttaactTCTAGAAACTTCATTTGTTATATAATATAGATAAAGTCTTTCGGCACTTTACCAAATTCTTAATCCGGTCCTCGTCACCTTGAATGTGTTGTTTCTGAGGTACTGaagactgaacctagggcttcattcAGCTGAGTGAGTACTCTACCCCTGAGCTCCAGATCCTTGTGGCTAtaaccctgcctgtcctgaactcgcttgtagaccaggctatcctcaaacttacagacatttccctgcctctgcctcccaagttcggggatgaaaggtgtgtgcctctgccATTgggccctgtttgtttgtttgcgttAAAATCTTACATATGCCACTGAGGGTTCAGCACTGCCTTGGCATATGCCAGGATACCAGCAGCCTGGAGCCACC is a window from the Microtus ochrogaster isolate Prairie Vole_2 chromosome 15, MicOch1.0, whole genome shotgun sequence genome containing:
- the Iqank1 gene encoding LOW QUALITY PROTEIN: putative IQ motif and ankyrin repeat domain-containing protein LOC642574 homolog (The sequence of the model RefSeq protein was modified relative to this genomic sequence to represent the inferred CDS: inserted 1 base in 1 codon; deleted 1 base in 1 codon; substituted 2 bases at 2 genomic stop codons), yielding MANEKPKEGVKTDNNERIDASCSGQGGCMVQLXRKKQALLSELMKAHCEQQSSPIRQIGFQFNGQXSETDIPAXLEVEDEDPMDVFRQQTGDVYQKGSVGSLEALVASLAAVVSVLQSWDLSLTEAMLQNMEAEQQRRAQEAQKHKEAEANRCAEGDVGAAGEEGDVEQRHGRL